The following proteins are encoded in a genomic region of Mustela erminea isolate mMusErm1 chromosome 3, mMusErm1.Pri, whole genome shotgun sequence:
- the BASP1 gene encoding brain acid soluble protein 1 — protein MGGKLSKKKKGYNVNDEKAKDKDKKAEGAGTEEEGTPKENETQAAAEPAEVKEAKEEKPDKDGPDAAAGKPEDKEGDKDTAAAAKEDAPKAEPEQTEAAAEGKAEPPKAEPEPAAGDAPQAAEPEAPAEAKADDKGPEAGEPTKTEAPAAPAAQETKSDGAPASDSKPSSTEAAPSSKESPAATEAPSSTATAKAPAPAAPADDAAEAPAASAEQTVAVKE, from the coding sequence ATGGGAGGCAAGCTCAGCAAGAAGAAGAAGGGCTACAACGTGAACGATGAGAAGGCCAAGGACAAGGACAAGAAGGCCGAGGGAGCCGGGACCGAAGAGGAGGGAACCCCGAAGGAGAACGAGACCCAGGCGGCCGCCGAGCCCGCGGAGGTGAAGGAGGCCAAGGAGGAGAAGCCCGACAAGGACGGCCCGGACGCGGCGGCCGGCAAGCCCGAAGACAAGGAAGGCGACAAAGACACGGCGGCGGCCGCCAAGGAAGACGCCCCGAAGGCGGAGCCCGAGCAGACGGAGGCGGCGGCCGAGGGCAAGGCCGAGCCCCCGAAGGCCGAGCCCGAGCCCGCGGCCGGCGACGCCCCGCAGGCGGCGGAGCCCGAGGCGCCCGCGGAGGCCAAGGCGGATGACAAGGGCCCGGAGGCCGGGGAACCCACAAAGACTGAGGCTCCCGCAGCTCCTGCCGCGCAGGAGACGAAAAGCGACGGGGCCCCGGCTTCAGACTCAAAACCCAGCAGCACCGAGGCTGCCCCGTCGTCCAAGGAGAGCCCGGCAGCCACGGAAGCGCCCAGTTCCACGGCCACGGCCAAGGCCCCGGCCCCCGCAGCCCCCGCAGACGACGCCGCCGAGGCGCCCGCGGCCAGCGCCGAGCAAACCGTAGCGGTCAAAGAGTAA